A region of Armatimonadota bacterium DNA encodes the following proteins:
- a CDS encoding glucose 1-dehydrogenase, giving the protein MRAVRLDFTGKVAVVTGGGSGIGRAICQEFARAGARVVCVDLDPRGGEETVALIRREDGEAVFVQADVTRSEEVQRYVREAVERFGRIDAFANNAGWEGAFAPIVELPEEQFDRIMAINVRGVFLGLKYVLPVMIQQRSGAVVNTASIAAYYGSATMVGYSASKHAVVGLTQTAALEVARFGVRVNAIAPGPVDTRLYRAIVEAKQAGQIEEYNERMRAVTPDQRLGEPQEIAWLVLFLSSDYARHINGATIVIDGGLTAQSPTPRGIRQ; this is encoded by the coding sequence GTGAGGGCGGTGCGACTGGACTTCACGGGGAAGGTGGCGGTGGTGACGGGCGGAGGATCCGGGATCGGGCGGGCCATCTGTCAGGAGTTCGCCCGGGCCGGAGCCCGGGTGGTGTGCGTGGACCTCGACCCCCGGGGCGGGGAGGAGACGGTGGCGCTGATCCGACGGGAGGATGGCGAGGCCGTCTTCGTGCAGGCGGACGTGACCCGCTCGGAGGAAGTTCAGCGATACGTCCGGGAGGCGGTGGAGCGATTCGGGCGGATTGACGCCTTCGCGAACAACGCGGGGTGGGAGGGGGCGTTCGCCCCCATCGTGGAACTCCCCGAGGAGCAGTTCGACCGGATCATGGCCATCAACGTGCGGGGGGTCTTCCTGGGGTTGAAATACGTCCTCCCCGTGATGATCCAGCAGCGCAGCGGGGCGGTGGTGAACACGGCCAGCATCGCCGCCTATTACGGGAGCGCCACCATGGTGGGCTACAGTGCCAGCAAGCACGCGGTGGTTGGCCTCACCCAGACCGCGGCCCTGGAGGTGGCGCGCTTCGGCGTCCGGGTGAACGCCATCGCACCGGGTCCCGTGGACACGCGTCTGTACCGTGCCATCGTGGAAGCCAAGCAAGCGGGACAGATCGAGGAATACAACGAGCGGATGCGGGCCGTTACCCCGGATCAGCGCCTGGGGGAGCCCCAGGAGATCGCCTGGCTCGTGCTGTTTTTAAGCTCCGACTATGCCCGCCACATCAACGGTGCTACCATCGTGATCGACGGGGGTCTCACGGCGCAATCCCCCACACCGCGGGGCATCCGTCAGTAG
- a CDS encoding thiamine pyrophosphate-dependent dehydrogenase E1 component subunit alpha, with the protein MGIPRELSLELYRKMRLIRRFEERVVELVNDNEIPGITHEYIGQEAVAAGVCAALRPDDVITSTHRGHGHVIAKGGDIRYMMAELMGRETGYNRGRGGSMHIADVQLGVYGANGIVGAGCPMACGAAYVLRRQGDRVAVAFFGDGAVNQGVVHESLNLAAIMELPVVFVCENNLYAITTPIRSVTRNELWRRAEAYGMPAHAVDGMDVEAVYEAATEAVARARAGEGPTFLECRTYRYSGHYTAERNLPHIRYRTEEEIEQWRQRDPIRTWRRRILERGLATEAELDGIDREIEQALEEAVAFARQSPWPDPSTALEYMYAEPMEGIPARGWR; encoded by the coding sequence ATGGGGATCCCGCGGGAGCTGAGCCTGGAGCTGTACCGCAAGATGCGCCTCATCCGCCGGTTTGAGGAACGCGTGGTGGAGCTGGTGAACGACAACGAGATCCCCGGCATCACCCACGAGTACATCGGACAGGAAGCGGTGGCCGCGGGCGTGTGCGCGGCCCTGCGGCCGGACGACGTCATCACCAGCACCCACCGGGGGCACGGTCACGTGATCGCCAAAGGCGGGGACATCCGGTACATGATGGCGGAGCTCATGGGAAGGGAGACAGGCTACAACCGGGGCCGGGGCGGCTCCATGCACATCGCGGATGTCCAACTGGGCGTGTACGGCGCAAACGGGATCGTGGGTGCGGGCTGTCCCATGGCGTGCGGTGCCGCGTACGTGCTCCGCCGCCAGGGGGATCGGGTAGCGGTGGCCTTCTTCGGGGACGGAGCCGTCAACCAGGGGGTGGTGCACGAATCCCTAAACCTCGCCGCCATTATGGAGCTACCGGTGGTGTTCGTCTGCGAGAACAACCTGTACGCCATCACCACGCCCATCCGATCCGTCACCCGGAACGAGCTGTGGAGGCGGGCGGAGGCGTACGGGATGCCCGCCCACGCGGTGGACGGCATGGATGTGGAGGCGGTGTACGAGGCCGCCACGGAGGCCGTGGCCCGGGCCCGGGCGGGCGAGGGGCCCACCTTTCTGGAGTGCCGGACCTACCGGTACTCCGGGCACTACACCGCGGAGCGCAACCTCCCCCACATCCGGTACCGCACGGAGGAGGAGATCGAGCAGTGGCGCCAGCGGGACCCCATCCGCACCTGGCGACGGCGGATCCTGGAGCGGGGCCTCGCCACGGAAGCGGAGCTCGACGGGATCGACCGAGAAATCGAGCAGGCCCTGGAGGAGGCGGTGGCCTTTGCCCGCCAGAGTCCGTGGCCGGATCCCTCCACGGCCCTGGAGTACATGTACGCGGAACCCATGGAAGGAATCCCTGCGCGGGGGTGGCGGTGA
- a CDS encoding alpha-ketoacid dehydrogenase subunit beta, whose translation MRQLRYLQAIQEALYQEMQRDPRVFILGEDIRVSMRGTTRGFVEAFGPERVLDMPISEAAFTGFATGAAMAGFRPVVEYQIPSLVYVAFDQLANQAAKMRYMLGGQVRLPITYLVMGAGAKNNAAGQHSDNPYPFLLHAGFKVVLPSTPYDMKGLLVSAIRHDDPVFVLCPAALYALRGPVPEDPYAVPLGVGEVKRDGSDVTVVATGHLVQTALQVAEKLAEEGIQLLVWDPRTLLPLDREGLLHAVRRTGRVVILDDSNRTCGFAAEVSALIAEEGFDALRAPIQRITRPDVPVPFSPPLEQAVLPGGPQLLQAVRRVLEWRPEVSTAIL comes from the coding sequence ATGCGGCAGCTGCGGTACCTGCAGGCCATCCAGGAGGCCCTGTATCAGGAGATGCAACGGGATCCCCGGGTGTTCATCCTGGGGGAGGACATCCGGGTGAGCATGCGGGGGACCACCCGGGGGTTTGTGGAGGCCTTCGGCCCGGAGCGGGTGCTCGATATGCCCATCTCCGAGGCCGCCTTTACCGGATTCGCCACGGGTGCAGCCATGGCGGGGTTCCGTCCCGTGGTGGAGTACCAGATCCCCTCCCTGGTCTACGTGGCCTTCGACCAGCTCGCGAACCAGGCGGCGAAGATGCGCTACATGCTGGGCGGGCAGGTGCGGCTCCCCATCACGTACCTGGTGATGGGCGCGGGCGCGAAGAACAACGCGGCGGGGCAGCACTCCGACAACCCCTATCCCTTTCTCCTCCACGCGGGGTTCAAGGTGGTTCTGCCCTCCACCCCCTACGACATGAAAGGGCTGCTGGTGAGCGCCATCCGGCACGACGATCCGGTCTTCGTTCTGTGCCCCGCGGCCCTCTATGCCCTCCGCGGTCCCGTGCCGGAGGATCCGTACGCGGTTCCGCTGGGAGTGGGCGAGGTCAAGCGGGACGGTTCCGACGTGACCGTGGTCGCCACGGGGCACCTGGTGCAGACCGCCCTGCAGGTGGCGGAAAAATTGGCGGAGGAGGGCATCCAGCTCCTGGTGTGGGATCCCCGCACCCTCCTTCCCCTGGATCGCGAGGGGCTCCTCCACGCGGTGCGCCGCACGGGACGGGTGGTGATCCTGGACGACTCCAACCGCACCTGCGGGTTTGCTGCGGAGGTGAGTGCGCTCATCGCGGAGGAGGGCTTCGACGCCCTCCGGGCGCCCATCCAACGCATCACCCGGCCTGACGTGCCGGTGCCCTTCAGCCCGCCCCTGGAACAGGCGGTGCTGCCGGGAGGCCCGCAGCTTCTGCAGGCCGTCCGGCGGGTGCTGGAGTGGAGGCCGGAGGTTTCCACAGCCATCCTCTGA
- a CDS encoding lipoyl domain-containing protein has product MPLVEVRVPKVAMSVDAVDVVSWHVQVGDRVQKGSPLVDLETEKATFTVESEVEGEVVEILAQPGETLPMGANLCRIRVGE; this is encoded by the coding sequence ATGCCGCTGGTGGAGGTCAGGGTTCCGAAAGTGGCCATGAGCGTGGATGCGGTGGACGTGGTGAGCTGGCACGTGCAGGTGGGAGACCGGGTGCAGAAAGGATCCCCCCTGGTGGACCTGGAGACGGAGAAGGCCACGTTCACCGTGGAGTCGGAGGTGGAGGGGGAGGTGGTGGAGATCCTCGCGCAGCCGGGAGAAACCCTCCCCATGGGGGCCAATCTGTGCCGGATCCGGGTGGGGGAGTAG